The Sulfitobacter donghicola DSW-25 = KCTC 12864 = JCM 14565 genome has a segment encoding these proteins:
- a CDS encoding M20 aminoacylase family protein: protein MPIINRIADFAEDMTTWRRHLHTIPELCFDCPKTAAFIKERLEEFGVDEIHDGIAQTGIVAIINGKGAGRTIGLRADFDALPIEEETGVDYASTHPGVMHACGHDGHTAMLLGAAKYMVETRNFSGRVALIFQPAEEEGGGAQVMCQEGIMDRFDIAEVYGIHNFPGIEFGTFHTTSGPIMAAVDTFMINIKGRGGHGAMPHETVDPIVAACSMVQAIQTIISRNTHSGQERVISVTQIHAGSASNIIPDTAMINGTVRTFDKDTQELIQKRMREIVEGQAASFGVEAELDYEVGYPATVNTAEQTEFAAKVAGEVVGEANVDGNVAKVAGAEDFAYMLEERPGAYLFLGAGEGAGLHHPKYNFNDEISPVGASFFVRLVEQMQPEVA from the coding sequence ATGCCGATTATCAACCGTATCGCCGATTTTGCCGAAGACATGACCACATGGCGCCGCCATTTACATACGATCCCCGAACTGTGCTTTGATTGCCCTAAAACGGCGGCCTTTATCAAGGAGCGGTTAGAGGAATTTGGCGTTGATGAAATCCATGACGGGATTGCACAGACAGGGATTGTGGCGATCATCAACGGTAAGGGCGCGGGGCGCACGATTGGTTTGCGTGCCGATTTTGACGCGCTGCCGATTGAGGAAGAAACAGGCGTTGATTATGCCTCGACCCACCCGGGCGTAATGCATGCCTGTGGCCATGACGGGCATACGGCGATGTTGCTGGGGGCGGCGAAATACATGGTTGAGACGCGCAATTTTTCGGGCCGCGTTGCGCTGATTTTCCAACCCGCTGAGGAAGAGGGCGGTGGCGCGCAGGTCATGTGCCAAGAGGGCATAATGGATCGGTTTGATATTGCCGAGGTTTACGGCATCCATAACTTCCCAGGGATCGAATTTGGCACGTTCCACACCACGTCAGGGCCGATTATGGCGGCGGTGGATACCTTTATGATTAATATCAAAGGGCGCGGCGGGCATGGCGCTATGCCACATGAAACAGTAGATCCGATTGTGGCGGCTTGTAGCATGGTTCAGGCGATCCAGACGATCATCAGCCGCAACACCCATTCAGGTCAGGAGCGGGTGATTTCGGTGACGCAAATTCACGCGGGATCCGCCAGCAATATCATCCCTGATACGGCTATGATTAACGGAACTGTGCGCACCTTTGATAAAGACACCCAAGAGCTGATCCAAAAGCGGATGCGCGAAATTGTAGAGGGGCAGGCGGCCAGCTTTGGCGTTGAGGCCGAGCTGGACTATGAGGTCGGCTATCCAGCCACCGTCAACACCGCCGAGCAGACCGAATTTGCTGCCAAAGTAGCGGGCGAAGTTGTGGGGGAGGCCAATGTTGACGGTAATGTTGCCAAGGTCGCAGGCGCAGAGGATTTTGCCTATATGTTAGAAGAACGCCCCGGCGCGTATTTGTTCCTTGGCGCGGGTGAGGGCGCAGGGCTGCACCATCCGAAATATAACTTTAACGATGAAATTTCTCCTGTTGGGGCCTCGTTCTTTGTGCGATTGGTTGAGCAAATGCAGCCGGAGGTAGCTTAA
- a CDS encoding tellurite resistance TerB family protein translates to MSLMKTLAKVAVGVAVAKGAGAMMKRSQQGGTSQAGGLGGLLGGLAGGAGAAGTAGAGGLQDMLGGLLGGGTAGGAVGNGGLGGLLESLGGAQGGTAAQGGLGGLLGGLAGAAGAGGLLGSLGGAMGAAPAETNESFGAVLNSQFDQTPEPAITPSQDQEAAAALMLSAMIQAAKSDGTFDESEKEKLLGQLGEVDAEEAAFVQAQLQAPVDIDALVAQTPEGMGQQTYAMSVMAIDLDSQAEAQYLHKLATAYGLQPAQVNDIHAQLGVPSLYT, encoded by the coding sequence ATGAGCCTTATGAAAACACTGGCCAAAGTGGCCGTAGGCGTAGCAGTAGCCAAAGGCGCAGGCGCGATGATGAAGCGCAGCCAACAGGGCGGCACGTCTCAGGCTGGCGGTCTGGGCGGATTGCTGGGCGGCTTGGCTGGCGGCGCAGGTGCTGCGGGTACGGCGGGTGCCGGTGGCCTTCAGGATATGCTCGGCGGTCTATTGGGCGGCGGCACGGCTGGCGGCGCTGTTGGTAACGGCGGCCTTGGCGGCCTGCTCGAAAGCTTGGGCGGCGCCCAAGGCGGCACTGCTGCACAGGGCGGCCTTGGTGGTTTGCTCGGTGGTTTGGCAGGTGCTGCGGGCGCGGGCGGATTGCTCGGCAGCCTTGGTGGTGCCATGGGCGCAGCCCCTGCTGAAACCAACGAAAGCTTTGGCGCGGTCCTGAACTCTCAGTTCGACCAAACACCAGAGCCTGCGATCACCCCCTCCCAAGACCAAGAAGCCGCAGCCGCGCTGATGCTTTCCGCGATGATCCAAGCCGCCAAATCCGACGGCACGTTTGACGAGTCTGAAAAGGAAAAGCTGCTGGGCCAACTGGGTGAGGTAGACGCCGAGGAAGCCGCCTTTGTTCAGGCACAGCTACAGGCGCCTGTCGACATCGACGCGCTGGTTGCCCAAACCCCCGAAGGCATGGGCCAACAGACCTACGCGATGAGCGTCATGGCCATTGATCTGGACAGCCAAGCCGAAGCGCAATACCTGCACAAACTGGCAACCGCCTATGGCCTACAGCCAGCTCAGGTAAACGACATCCACGCGCAACTCGGCGTGCCATCGCTTTACACCTAA
- the speB gene encoding agmatinase, with product MALEDAKTQVDHAITRDDLKGPSFENAFGGATSFLRRRYTKDLTGVDIAITGVPFDQAVTNRTGTRLGPRAIREASSLQPYDPPYGWDFDVMSEFAIADYGDLAFDYAQVSAFPATLTNHIKGILDAGAASVCLGGDHYISFPILKAYAEKFGPMSLLHFDAHSDTWPDDDMERIDHGTMFYKAIKLGYVDPATSVQVGIRTHNDDTMGVTTIDAREVHEGGTAAAVKKIKSVLGDNPTYLTFDIDALDPAFAPGTGTPVWGGLASWQAAAMLRDLAGINIQGGDIVEVSPAFDTTGATAIAGAHVATEICCLLGARMRKK from the coding sequence ATGGCGTTAGAAGATGCAAAGACCCAAGTCGATCATGCGATTACACGAGATGATTTAAAGGGCCCGAGTTTCGAAAATGCCTTTGGCGGGGCGACGTCTTTTTTGCGCCGTCGCTATACCAAAGACCTCACCGGTGTTGATATTGCGATCACCGGTGTGCCGTTTGATCAGGCGGTGACCAACCGCACCGGCACCCGTCTGGGGCCGCGTGCCATTCGCGAGGCCAGCAGCCTACAGCCCTATGATCCGCCCTATGGGTGGGATTTTGACGTGATGAGCGAGTTTGCCATCGCAGATTATGGTGATCTGGCGTTTGATTATGCGCAGGTGTCTGCCTTTCCGGCGACATTGACGAACCATATCAAAGGTATTCTGGATGCGGGGGCGGCCTCGGTTTGTTTGGGGGGGGATCACTATATCAGCTTTCCGATCCTCAAAGCCTATGCTGAGAAATTCGGCCCAATGAGCCTGCTGCATTTTGATGCCCATTCCGACACGTGGCCTGATGATGATATGGAGCGGATCGACCATGGAACCATGTTCTATAAGGCGATCAAACTGGGCTATGTGGATCCTGCGACCTCGGTGCAGGTGGGCATTCGCACCCATAACGACGATACAATGGGCGTGACGACCATTGATGCCCGCGAAGTGCACGAAGGGGGCACGGCGGCGGCTGTGAAAAAGATCAAATCGGTGCTGGGGGATAACCCGACCTATCTGACCTTTGACATTGATGCGCTGGACCCTGCCTTTGCGCCGGGGACGGGCACGCCTGTTTGGGGCGGATTAGCCAGCTGGCAGGCCGCGGCGATGCTGCGCGATCTGGCGGGCATAAATATTCAGGGTGGTGACATCGTTGAGGTGTCTCCGGCCTTTGACACAACAGGCGCGACGGCGATTGCGGGCGCGCATGTAGCGACAGAAATATGCTGCCTATTGGGCGCGAGGATGCGAAAGAAATGA
- a CDS encoding GNAT family N-acetyltransferase: protein MSAALTLGGPDHLEKLLPLVASFHAEEGITSSEEDRHAGVAPLLDGNPYGCVYLIGPPRAPIGYIVIAFGWSVEFGGLDAIIDELYIRPGVRGRGIASEALIALPRALAGGGLRAIHLEVDKTNAQALKLYQRAGFSVRDNYMFMSKRL from the coding sequence ATGAGCGCAGCCCTCACTCTTGGTGGCCCCGACCACCTAGAGAAACTCTTGCCTTTGGTTGCGTCTTTTCACGCCGAAGAAGGCATCACCTCGTCCGAGGAAGACCGCCATGCTGGTGTCGCACCGCTGCTTGACGGGAACCCCTACGGCTGCGTCTATCTCATCGGTCCACCGCGCGCGCCCATTGGCTATATCGTCATCGCCTTTGGTTGGTCTGTGGAATTCGGCGGCCTTGATGCCATCATCGACGAGCTTTACATCCGCCCCGGTGTGCGCGGCCGCGGGATCGCCTCTGAGGCGCTCATCGCTTTGCCTCGCGCGCTGGCGGGGGGCGGTTTGCGCGCCATCCACCTAGAGGTCGATAAAACCAATGCCCAAGCGTTGAAATTATACCAGCGCGCTGGCTTTTCGGTCAGAGACAACTACATGTTCATGTCCAAACGCCTCTGA
- a CDS encoding nucleoside hydrolase: MPPRKIIIDTDPGQDDAVAILLALASPEEIELLGITCVAGNVPLPLTTRNARIVCELAGRPDVAIYEGCDKPLGRDLVTAEHVHGKTGLDGPKLPEPTMPLAEGHAVDFIIDQLRTYAPGTVTLCPLGPLTNIATALQKAPDIASRIAKIVLMGGGYFEGGNITPTAEFNIYVDPQAADIVFKSGAPIVVMPLDVTHKVLVTKPRNDAFRAIGSPVGIAVAEMTDFFERFDKEKYGSAGAPLHDPCVTAYMIQPDLFTGRHINVEIETTSELTMGMTVADWWRVTDRKANATFMGEVNADGFFDLLTERLARL, from the coding sequence ATGCCCCCCCGTAAGATAATCATTGATACAGACCCCGGTCAGGACGACGCCGTTGCGATCCTTTTGGCGCTGGCCAGCCCCGAAGAGATCGAGCTGCTGGGCATTACCTGTGTCGCGGGCAACGTGCCGCTGCCCCTGACCACCAGAAACGCCCGTATCGTCTGCGAACTGGCAGGCCGCCCCGATGTCGCGATCTATGAAGGCTGCGACAAGCCCTTGGGCCGCGATCTGGTCACGGCAGAGCATGTACACGGCAAAACCGGCCTTGATGGCCCCAAACTGCCGGAACCAACCATGCCATTGGCCGAAGGCCACGCCGTTGATTTCATCATCGACCAGCTGCGCACCTATGCCCCCGGCACGGTTACCCTTTGCCCGCTTGGGCCGCTGACAAACATCGCAACAGCGCTGCAAAAAGCCCCCGACATCGCCAGCCGCATCGCCAAGATCGTTCTCATGGGCGGCGGCTATTTTGAGGGCGGCAACATCACGCCCACAGCCGAGTTCAACATCTACGTCGACCCCCAAGCCGCTGATATCGTGTTCAAATCAGGCGCACCCATTGTTGTGATGCCTCTTGACGTCACCCATAAGGTTCTGGTCACCAAACCCCGCAACGACGCCTTTCGCGCCATCGGCTCGCCCGTTGGTATTGCCGTTGCCGAAATGACCGATTTCTTTGAGCGCTTCGACAAAGAAAAATACGGCTCGGCCGGTGCGCCCCTGCACGACCCCTGCGTCACCGCCTATATGATCCAGCCCGACCTGTTCACAGGCCGCCACATCAACGTCGAGATCGAAACCACCTCCGAACTCACCATGGGGATGACCGTGGCCGACTGGTGGCGCGTCACCGACCGCAAAGCAAACGCCACCTTTATGGGCGAGGTTAACGCCGACGGCTTCTTTGACCTTCTCACGGAACGGTTGGCCCGCTTATGA
- the prfA gene encoding peptide chain release factor 1, protein MIPMDRLAQITARFEYLEAAMSTAGGDISKLAKEYSDLKPVVDEIAAYRVLLDNLEGAQEMLSDPDMKDLASEEIAEIQAALPAAEASLQLALLPKDEADARPAMLEIRPGTGGDEAALFAADLLRMYQRYADTRGWKVELIEEQATELGGIKEVVAHITGENVFARLKYESGVHRVQRVPSTESGGRIHTSAATVAVLPEAEDVDIQIAPNDIRIDTYRSSGAGGQHVNTTDSAVRITHIPSGIVVTSSEKSQHRNREIAMQVLKTRLYDAERQRIDSERSDSRASQVGSGDRSERIRTYNFPQGRMTDHRINLTLYKLDQVMQGDLDEIVDALTADAQAQMLAEMAQ, encoded by the coding sequence ATGATACCTATGGACCGCCTTGCCCAGATTACCGCCCGTTTCGAGTACCTCGAAGCGGCGATGTCTACCGCTGGTGGCGATATTTCGAAGCTGGCCAAAGAATATAGCGATCTAAAGCCAGTTGTAGATGAAATCGCTGCTTATCGTGTGCTGCTAGATAATCTTGAGGGGGCGCAGGAGATGCTGTCGGACCCCGATATGAAGGATCTCGCCAGCGAAGAGATTGCCGAAATTCAAGCGGCTTTGCCTGCGGCCGAGGCCTCGTTGCAACTGGCGCTTTTGCCCAAGGATGAGGCCGATGCGCGCCCTGCGATGTTGGAAATCAGGCCCGGGACAGGGGGCGATGAGGCGGCGCTGTTTGCGGCCGATCTGCTGCGCATGTACCAACGCTACGCCGATACGCGCGGCTGGAAGGTTGAGCTGATCGAAGAGCAGGCAACCGAGCTGGGCGGCATCAAAGAGGTGGTGGCCCATATTACGGGCGAAAACGTTTTTGCCCGTTTGAAATACGAAAGCGGCGTGCACCGCGTACAGCGTGTGCCCAGCACCGAAAGCGGCGGGCGCATCCATACCTCGGCGGCGACGGTGGCCGTGCTGCCTGAGGCCGAGGATGTGGATATCCAGATTGCGCCCAACGATATTCGCATTGATACCTATCGTTCCTCCGGCGCGGGGGGGCAGCACGTGAACACCACGGATTCTGCGGTGCGAATTACGCATATTCCCTCGGGGATCGTTGTGACCAGCTCGGAGAAATCCCAGCACCGCAATCGCGAGATCGCGATGCAGGTTCTTAAGACGCGCCTGTATGATGCTGAACGTCAGCGGATCGATTCAGAACGCTCGGACAGCCGTGCATCGCAGGTGGGCAGTGGGGATCGCTCTGAACGCATCCGCACCTATAATTTTCCGCAGGGGCGGATGACGGATCACCGGATTAACCTGACCTTGTACAAATTGGATCAGGTGATGCAGGGCGATCTGGACGAGATTGTCGATGCGCTAACGGCAGATGCGCAGGCGCAGATGTTGGCGGAGATGGCGCAGTGA
- a CDS encoding DUF1499 domain-containing protein: MFWLILVLAVVGLLGFIRFAPSDVARWHKPIGDAENVDGEGWSARVVAGSSGLLSDLHQGMLALPRTDLLAGSVTDGRLTYVTRSKIIGFPDYTTIEQDGDAIKLYARLRFGRKDFGVNGKRLDGLVKRTRAKRGEGEL, encoded by the coding sequence ATGTTCTGGTTAATCTTGGTGCTTGCAGTTGTCGGGCTGCTTGGCTTTATCCGTTTCGCGCCGAGTGATGTGGCGCGCTGGCACAAACCGATTGGTGATGCCGAAAACGTTGATGGCGAGGGATGGTCGGCCCGTGTGGTGGCGGGGTCATCCGGTTTGTTGTCTGATTTGCATCAGGGCATGCTGGCCCTGCCGCGCACCGATTTGCTGGCGGGGAGCGTGACTGACGGGCGGTTAACCTATGTCACCCGCTCCAAAATCATCGGCTTTCCCGATTACACCACGATTGAGCAGGACGGCGACGCCATCAAGCTGTACGCGCGGCTGCGGTTCGGGCGCAAAGATTTCGGCGTGAATGGCAAACGTTTAGACGGGCTGGTAAAGCGCACCCGCGCTAAACGGGGTGAAGGGGAGCTTTAG
- the mazG gene encoding nucleoside triphosphate pyrophosphohydrolase → MPDTLINDENAGIERLLEIMRRLRDPKTGCPWDIEQDFDTIAPYTIEEAYEVADAIERRDWPELEGELGDLLLQSVYHTAMGEEQGLFSFQSVVRNISNKMVARHPHVFGDESRDKSADQQTADWEAIKASERAGKEQKGALDGVAVGLPALLRAYKLQKRAARVGFDWPDTDDVIAKIAEEAAELVEARDTLTEAEQFEEFGDLMFVMANLGRHLNIEPEAALRAANAKFTRRFEGVEAKLKELGKTPDQSDLAEMDALWDAVKRDEKAAKQKT, encoded by the coding sequence ATGCCTGACACCCTGATAAATGACGAAAACGCAGGCATTGAGCGCCTCTTGGAAATCATGCGCCGCTTGCGTGATCCAAAAACAGGCTGTCCGTGGGATATTGAACAAGATTTCGACACCATCGCCCCCTACACAATCGAAGAAGCCTATGAAGTCGCCGACGCAATCGAGAGGCGCGATTGGCCCGAGCTAGAGGGCGAGCTGGGCGACCTGTTGCTGCAATCCGTCTACCACACCGCCATGGGCGAAGAGCAGGGATTGTTTTCGTTTCAATCGGTTGTGCGCAATATCTCGAACAAAATGGTCGCCCGCCATCCGCATGTGTTTGGCGACGAAAGCCGCGATAAATCCGCCGACCAGCAAACCGCCGACTGGGAAGCGATCAAAGCCTCCGAGCGCGCAGGCAAAGAACAAAAAGGCGCGCTTGACGGCGTTGCCGTTGGCCTACCCGCCCTGTTGCGCGCCTATAAATTGCAAAAACGCGCGGCTCGTGTGGGGTTTGACTGGCCCGATACCGATGATGTCATCGCCAAAATCGCCGAAGAAGCCGCCGAGCTGGTCGAGGCCCGCGATACCCTGACCGAGGCCGAACAATTTGAGGAATTTGGCGATCTGATGTTTGTCATGGCCAACCTAGGCCGCCACCTCAACATCGAACCCGAAGCCGCCCTGCGCGCTGCCAACGCCAAATTCACCCGCCGCTTTGAAGGGGTAGAAGCCAAGCTGAAAGAGCTGGGTAAAACACCCGATCAAAGCGATCTGGCCGAAATGGACGCCCTATGGGATGCGGTCAAACGGGATGAAAAAGCCGCCAAACAAAAAACATAG
- a CDS encoding PilZ domain-containing protein, which translates to MKYTIPFRALPYLFSLFMAATGSSAQAAGDKICSSVIQLEGISRKGSKSQVEGDRHAAIDLLNTLVTNLKSATDSNANLALVRVGAKLEREARELQSLQGSGQGKGTGFDQILHRFLSRNLGELALVYNVFGCDDLKSVNTIFKASETEYESQSFGGMQALLRKIQMVSASIWAGLILALSAAAYGIFKMRKRTRGARKLCYTSMVVRWGGDCTFTHILDISRRGMKIEAAKGDQIGEGWIDLYFCGHKVQGKVVWRNKYYSGIRFRERISPRVLQSVVGTSGKPLEETGFEENATSCYSKGCHLTCVHHLKTEISEEKAAS; encoded by the coding sequence ATGAAATACACAATTCCCTTTCGGGCTTTGCCCTATTTGTTTTCCCTATTTATGGCCGCCACCGGTAGCTCGGCGCAGGCTGCGGGGGATAAGATCTGTAGCAGTGTTATTCAATTGGAAGGCATTTCCCGCAAAGGCAGTAAATCGCAGGTTGAGGGCGATCGGCACGCTGCAATTGACTTGCTCAATACGCTGGTGACGAACCTGAAATCTGCAACTGATTCAAATGCGAACCTTGCCTTGGTCCGTGTTGGAGCGAAACTGGAGCGCGAGGCAAGGGAATTGCAATCTTTGCAGGGTTCGGGGCAGGGAAAAGGGACGGGTTTCGATCAAATCTTACATCGGTTTCTGTCCAGAAATCTGGGGGAATTGGCACTGGTTTATAATGTGTTTGGTTGCGATGATCTCAAATCAGTCAACACAATCTTCAAGGCATCAGAAACAGAGTATGAAAGCCAGAGTTTTGGCGGGATGCAGGCGTTGCTTCGCAAAATCCAGATGGTTTCCGCAAGCATTTGGGCGGGGCTGATCCTAGCCCTAAGTGCCGCTGCCTATGGGATCTTCAAGATGAGAAAGCGAACAAGGGGCGCTCGAAAGCTTTGTTATACTTCGATGGTTGTTCGATGGGGTGGGGATTGTACCTTTACCCATATCCTCGACATCAGCCGAAGAGGGATGAAGATTGAGGCGGCAAAAGGGGATCAGATCGGGGAGGGGTGGATTGATCTGTATTTTTGCGGTCACAAAGTGCAGGGAAAGGTAGTTTGGCGGAATAAATACTACTCTGGCATCAGGTTTCGCGAGCGTATCAGCCCGCGGGTATTGCAAAGCGTTGTCGGGACCAGCGGCAAGCCATTGGAGGAAACCGGTTTTGAAGAGAATGCGACATCGTGTTACTCCAAAGGGTGCCATCTGACCTGTGTGCATCATTTGAAAACCGAGATTTCAGAGGAAAAGGCGGCGAGCTGA
- the speB gene encoding agmatinase: MSTKNQPIGGNELARFSGPGTFMRLPAVNDLKGLDVAVLGIPMDIGTSWRSGTRFGPKQIRAESAMLRPYNLATGAAPFDSLQVADIGDLAINTFSLSDSLSIIKESYDQILMSDAMPLAMGGDHSITLPILRAMAKRHGPVALVHVDAHADVNDEMFGEKETHGTVFRRAFEEGLIRPEKTYQIGIRGTGYASTDFSEATGWGFQQWPAEELWNRSLSQLAGEIRRDIGDTPTYVTYDIDSLDPAYAPGTGTPEIGGLTTPQALELIRGLKGLNIVGCDLVEVSPPYDPSGNTALTAANLLYELLCVLPGVSYR, encoded by the coding sequence ATGAGTACTAAGAACCAACCCATTGGTGGCAACGAACTGGCACGGTTTTCAGGGCCGGGGACGTTTATGCGTCTGCCTGCGGTGAATGACCTCAAGGGGCTGGATGTTGCGGTATTGGGTATTCCGATGGATATCGGCACCTCGTGGAGATCGGGGACGCGGTTTGGCCCGAAACAGATCCGCGCCGAAAGCGCGATGTTGCGGCCCTATAACCTTGCCACGGGGGCGGCGCCTTTTGACAGTTTGCAGGTGGCCGATATTGGCGATCTGGCGATCAACACCTTTTCGCTAAGCGATAGCCTGTCGATCATCAAAGAAAGCTATGACCAAATCCTGATGTCGGATGCCATGCCTTTGGCCATGGGGGGGGATCATTCGATCACCTTGCCGATCCTACGCGCGATGGCGAAACGCCACGGGCCTGTGGCCTTGGTGCATGTGGATGCCCATGCTGATGTGAATGACGAGATGTTCGGCGAAAAGGAAACCCACGGCACAGTGTTCCGCCGCGCCTTTGAAGAGGGGCTGATCCGCCCCGAAAAGACTTATCAGATTGGCATTCGCGGCACGGGCTATGCCAGCACGGATTTCTCCGAAGCAACGGGATGGGGATTCCAGCAGTGGCCCGCAGAAGAGCTGTGGAACCGCAGCCTGTCGCAACTGGCCGGAGAAATCCGCCGTGATATCGGTGATACACCGACCTATGTGACCTATGATATCGACAGCCTCGATCCCGCCTATGCACCCGGCACAGGCACGCCAGAGATTGGCGGATTGACCACGCCGCAAGCGTTGGAGCTGATCCGTGGTCTAAAGGGGCTGAACATTGTCGGCTGTGATCTGGTCGAGGTTTCGCCGCCCTATGATCCCTCAGGAAACACAGCGCTAACGGCCGCGAACCTGTTGTACGAACTGTTGTGCGTTCTACCTGGCGTCTCGTATCGCTAG
- a CDS encoding protein adenylyltransferase SelO, which produces MPMRIPFANSYAALPKAFYTRINPTSVKSPKLLEFNEKLAADLGLTIETTDNLAEVFSGNTIPQGAEPLAQLYAGHQFGNFNPQLGDGRAILLGEVIDTKGIQREIQLKGSGRTPYSRGGDGRAWLGPVLREYVISEAMHALGVPTTRALAAVSTGEDIYREQGLLPGAILTRVASSHLRVGTFQVFAHRGQTENLRTLTDYAIQRHNPEADGPMGLLRATCAKQAELIAAWMSFGFIHGVMNTDNCTISGETIDYGPCAFMDDFHMGRVFSSIDQQGRYAYGNQPNMVMWNMAQLATSLIQLFDDKDAATAEATAIIHAMPDQIEAAWLSRFAAKIGISAPTEADTDLIQDLLDLMQKDGADFTNSFRALSTPEARDQFTDRDAFDAWATRHAARIAPLEDAQQVMDAANPAIIPRNHRIEQMIQAAVAGDMAPFERLMQALSTPFALTDPELAKPPTQSEIVPATFCGT; this is translated from the coding sequence ATTCCCATGCGCATCCCCTTTGCCAACAGCTATGCAGCCCTCCCCAAAGCGTTCTATACCCGCATCAATCCAACATCCGTTAAATCCCCAAAGCTATTGGAATTTAACGAAAAACTCGCCGCAGACCTTGGCCTAACGATCGAAACCACCGACAATCTGGCCGAGGTTTTCTCAGGTAATACCATACCCCAAGGCGCCGAGCCTCTGGCCCAGCTTTATGCGGGCCACCAATTCGGCAACTTCAATCCGCAACTCGGCGATGGCCGCGCCATTCTCTTAGGAGAAGTCATAGATACCAAAGGCATACAGCGCGAAATTCAACTAAAAGGTTCAGGCCGCACGCCCTATTCCCGTGGCGGCGATGGCCGCGCTTGGCTGGGGCCTGTGCTGCGCGAATATGTGATTTCCGAAGCGATGCATGCCCTTGGCGTGCCCACCACCCGCGCCCTCGCGGCGGTGAGCACAGGCGAAGACATCTACCGCGAACAAGGTCTGCTTCCCGGTGCAATCCTAACCCGCGTCGCCTCCAGCCACCTGCGCGTCGGCACGTTTCAGGTCTTTGCCCACCGTGGCCAAACGGAAAACCTGCGCACCCTCACCGATTACGCGATCCAGCGCCACAATCCAGAGGCCGATGGCCCGATGGGCCTGCTGCGCGCCACCTGCGCCAAACAGGCCGAGCTGATCGCAGCATGGATGTCATTCGGGTTTATCCACGGCGTGATGAACACCGACAATTGCACCATCTCGGGCGAAACGATTGATTACGGCCCCTGCGCGTTTATGGATGACTTCCACATGGGCCGCGTGTTTTCCTCGATCGACCAACAGGGCCGCTATGCCTATGGCAACCAGCCCAACATGGTGATGTGGAACATGGCGCAGCTTGCCACTTCGCTTATCCAGCTGTTTGACGACAAAGACGCCGCCACGGCAGAGGCAACCGCCATCATCCACGCCATGCCCGACCAGATCGAGGCCGCGTGGCTGTCGCGCTTTGCCGCCAAGATCGGCATCAGCGCCCCGACCGAGGCCGATACCGACCTGATCCAAGACCTTTTGGACCTGATGCAAAAAGACGGCGCAGATTTCACCAACAGCTTCCGCGCCCTCTCTACGCCTGAGGCACGGGACCAGTTCACCGACCGCGACGCCTTTGATGCTTGGGCCACACGCCACGCGGCACGCATCGCCCCGCTAGAGGACGCCCAACAGGTCATGGATGCCGCAAACCCTGCGATCATCCCGCGCAATCACCGCATCGAACAAATGATCCAAGCCGCCGTGGCAGGCGATATGGCACCGTTTGAGCGTCTGATGCAGGCGCTCTCAACGCCCTTTGCCCTCACCGACCCCGAGCTGGCAAAGCCCCCCACACAATCCGAAATCGTCCCCGCAACCTTCTGCGGCACCTAA